The Algoriphagus sp. TR-M9 genome has a window encoding:
- the gatB gene encoding Asp-tRNA(Asn)/Glu-tRNA(Gln) amidotransferase subunit GatB codes for MLSEEIRNKYQLVIGLEVHAQLLTESKMFAADANLYGQAPNTQISVITLGHPGTLPKVNRKAIAYAIKMGLACNSQITRHNVFARKNYFYPDLPKGYQLTQDKGPICVGGTVPIELADGTKKEVQLNRVHMEEDAGKSIHLAGEADTLVDFNRAGTPLIEIVTEPDLNSPEEAYAFLVEVKKLVKYLDICDGNMEEGSLRCDANISVRLKEASELGKKVEVKNMNSFRNVFRAIEHEHERLIGLIEAGEEVISETRTFDAATGLTSSMRTKEDLNDYRYFPEPDLSPVVISDEWLNAVKSSMPVLPRDLHKKFVEEYGLPAYDASFLTEAKEVAHWFDELCSKTNNYKAASNWMMGPVKSALNELALQMDDFPVSSQSLASLISLVDENKVSHTAASQKIFPALLQSPNESPLEIAQRMNLIQESDEGSLKPIIEAVLAENAAKVKQYKSGKKGLIGMFMGQVMQKSKGKADPKVATKLLTELLEN; via the coding sequence ATGCTAAGCGAGGAAATACGGAATAAATACCAATTGGTGATCGGGCTGGAAGTACATGCCCAGCTATTGACAGAAAGTAAAATGTTTGCTGCAGATGCCAATCTATACGGACAAGCTCCAAACACTCAGATTTCTGTCATTACCCTGGGGCACCCCGGTACTTTGCCTAAAGTAAATCGCAAAGCTATTGCCTATGCCATCAAGATGGGCTTGGCTTGTAATTCGCAGATTACACGTCACAATGTCTTTGCCAGGAAAAACTACTTTTACCCGGATCTTCCCAAAGGATATCAGCTCACTCAGGACAAAGGGCCGATTTGTGTAGGAGGAACGGTTCCCATAGAATTGGCAGATGGTACCAAAAAGGAAGTGCAGCTAAACCGGGTACACATGGAGGAGGATGCCGGTAAATCAATTCACTTGGCCGGAGAAGCAGATACCTTGGTAGATTTCAACAGAGCGGGCACTCCCCTCATAGAGATCGTCACCGAACCTGATTTGAATAGCCCGGAAGAAGCCTATGCATTCTTAGTGGAGGTGAAAAAGCTGGTGAAATACCTGGATATATGTGATGGAAATATGGAGGAAGGTTCGCTTCGCTGTGATGCCAATATTTCTGTAAGATTGAAAGAGGCTAGCGAACTGGGCAAGAAGGTAGAGGTGAAAAATATGAATTCCTTCAGAAATGTATTTCGGGCCATCGAACATGAACACGAACGCTTGATTGGATTAATAGAAGCGGGTGAGGAAGTAATTTCTGAAACCAGAACCTTTGATGCTGCTACAGGACTGACTTCGAGTATGCGCACCAAAGAAGACCTGAACGATTACCGGTATTTTCCCGAACCAGACCTCAGTCCGGTGGTGATCTCTGACGAATGGCTCAATGCCGTGAAATCCTCCATGCCGGTTTTGCCTAGAGATTTGCATAAAAAGTTTGTGGAAGAATACGGTTTACCGGCCTATGATGCGAGTTTTCTCACGGAGGCAAAAGAAGTAGCCCACTGGTTTGATGAACTATGTTCCAAAACAAATAATTACAAAGCTGCGTCCAATTGGATGATGGGACCGGTGAAGTCGGCTTTGAATGAACTTGCCCTTCAAATGGATGATTTCCCAGTAAGTAGCCAATCTTTGGCATCTCTGATCAGCCTGGTGGATGAAAACAAGGTGAGCCATACAGCCGCTTCGCAAAAGATATTTCCCGCACTGCTCCAATCTCCAAATGAAAGTCCTTTGGAAATAGCCCAGCGAATGAACCTGATTCAAGAAAGTGACGAGGGATCTCTTAAACCTATCATTGAAGCGGTTCTGGCGGAAAATGCAGCAAAGGTAAAACAGTATAAGTCAGGCAAAAAAGGGCTTATTGGGATGTTTATGGGACAAGTGATGCAGAAATCCAAAGGTAAAGCAGACCCGAAAGTTGCCACGAAATTATTGACCGAATTATTAGAGAATTAA